In the Flavobacterium sp. 90 genome, ACATCTCCAACCTGATACATTGGCGAACGCTCTCTGTCAGCAATTCTTTGTAATGTATCAATATCTTTTTGACCAATAACCAATCCCATTCTTTCCTGAGATTCGTTACCAATAATTTCTTTTGCAGAAAGTGTAGGGTCTCCAACCGGTAATTTATCCAAATCGATTAAACCTCCAGTTTCTTCTACCAATTCCGAAAGACAGTTTAAGTGTCCTCCAGCTCCGTGATCATGAATCGAAACAATTGGATTATTATCGCTTTCTACCAAACCACGAATCGCGTTGGCAGCACGTTTTTGCATTTCGGGATTTGAACGTTGGATTGCATTTAGCTCAATTCCTGAACCAAAAGCTCCTGTATCTGCAGATGAAACCGCAGCTCCACCCATTCCGATTCTATAATTTTCTCCACCAAGAATTACGATTTTATCACCTTCTTGTGGTTTCTTTTTGATTGCCTGATCTAATTTTCCGTAACCAATTCCGCCCGCTTGCATGATTACTTTATCGTAACCAATTTTACGGTCGTTTTCTGAATGTTCGAAAGTTAAAACCGAACCTGTAATTAACGGTTGCCCGAATTTATTTCCAAAATCAGAAGCTCCGTTTGAAGCTTTGATCAAAATATCCATTGGAGTTTGGTACAACCATTTTCTTTCTTCAACAGCATTTTCCCATTTTCTGTCGTCATTTAAACGAGAATATGAAGTCATGTAAACTGCTGTTCCAGCTAATGGAAGTGAACCTTGACCACCAGCTAAACGGTCACGAATTTCTCCTCCTGAACCTGTTGCAGCTCCATTGAAAGGCTCTACAGTTGTTGGAAAATTGTGTGTTTCTGCTTTTAGAGATAAAACCGAATCAAATTCTTTTATCTCGTAATAATCTGGTTTGTCAGCTGTTTTTGGTGCAAACTGCTGCACTTTTGGTCCTTTTACAAAAGCAACGTTGTCTTTGTAAGCAGACACTATATCGTTAGGATTTTCCTGTGATGTTTTTTTGATTAATTTAAAAAGAGAAGTTTCTTTTTCTTCACCATCAATTACAAAAGTTCCGTTAAAAATTTTGTGACGACAGTGCTCTGAATTCGCTTGTGAGAAAGCAAAAATTTCAGAATCTGTTAACTTTCTTCCAAGTTTTACAGCAAGATTGTCTAGATAATCAACTTCTTCCTGGCTTAAAGCCAAACCTTCAACTTTATTATAAGTCGCAATATCATCGATCTCCAGAATTGGTTCCGGCTGAACGTTGATAGTGAAGATTTCCTGATCTAATTGATTGAATTTTTGTGAAAGCATTGGATCAAAATCCGCGAAATCTTCCGTTGCCGGATGAAATTCTTCAATTCTGATAATGCCCGGAATACCCATATTTTGAGTAATTTCTACAGCATTTGTACTCCAAGGTGTGATCATAGTGGCACGAGGACCAACAAAAAAATCCGTCAGTGCGGATTTTTCGATCTTATTAGAGTTGGCAAAAAGCCAGTTTAATTTTGAAATGTCTTGAGCCGAAATTTCGTTTTGCGTTTGTACGGCAAAAACAGTTTTGCTTTGGTTTTCAAAGAAATGGATCATTGTGATGTGTAGTTTGTTGTATTGAGGTGCAAATTTAGTGTAAATAAATAGCAAGCGCAAATTTGAAAACAAACTCTTTTGAAAAAAAATAGAGGCGTTTTTTTGAAACCTATATGGGTAGAGACGCACAGCAGTGCGTCTATCTCGCAAACAAATTTTTTTTAATCTCGCAAAGACGCAAAGTCGCAAAGCCTATTTTTTAAGCGTAATTGATAAAAAAAACTTTGCGACTTTGCGTCTTTGCGAGCAAAATTCAAAAAAAACTTAATTGAAATTATATCACTTATATGGTAGAAAAAAGCCAGAATGTTTAGAACAAAAAAAAGCGGCAATATTGCCGCTTTTAGCTTAGTAAGCACTCATTTTTTAATTAGTTGATAAGGATCTTTTTGTTGAAATTTTCAGAACCTTTACTAATATGAACAATGTAGATACCTTTCGGTAAATTATTTATCGTTGATAATGAATCTGCGATATTTGATCTCTCAAATATTTTCTGACCTAATATTGAAATTATCTCGATAGAATAGGGTGCTTCTGCATTATTGAAATAGATTGTGAAGTTTCCGTTTGAAGGATTTGGATATAAAATAAATTCATTTGAATCAGCTATAGTTTCCGGTGTTTCAAGTGCTGTATCTTTAACTAATTTTGCACCTAAGTTAGAACATGTGTCTGTGGTAAATGAATCCCATTGTGATGCCAAATTAAAAGTAGTACTTGGAGCTGTAACTGTAGATTTTCTTCTTAAAGTAACATCAGCTGCAAAATTTGCAGTTCCGCCATTAAAAGTCCCGATGATATCTATCAAAACGCCATTTTTGAATAAACCAACAGCGTCATTTCCGTTAAAAGTCAATTCAGTTGCGGTTGTAGAAATATTTGCTGAACTTTTTGGGTAACAGCTTGAAGCCATTGAGCTGTTTACGATTGTAAATTTACTTCCGGTTGCTAATGTTCCGCTCAAAGTTAAACCTGTGCTCCATGCTCCGGCGCCATTCGTTTGTTTTTTTACGGTGTAAACTGATAAACTCACAGAAGCGCCTGTATTATTGGCAATTTCTAAAGCTTTGTTGTTTCCTGAACCTTCTATGTATTCAGAGAATAATAATTCAGTTGCAGTTCCACCAGTTCCGCTGCTATTTGTTGTAACGGCAATTGTATTGCTTGACGCAGAAGCATTTCCGGCAGCATCTTTTGCTTTTACATAAATCGAATAACTTGTAGAAGCTGTTAAACCAGTTATAGTTGCTGTTAATCCTGAAACAGTCGTTTTTAAAGCACTATTTGCATAAACATCATAACCTGTAACGCCAACATTATCTGTAGAAGCTGTCCATGAAACTGTAATAGATGTTGAAGTTTTAGTTGTGGAAGCTAAACTCGTTGGAGCTGTTGGCGCCTGAGTATCTCCTGAAGGAGCAGTTCCGCCCCAAATTTGATTTACATATTCCGGATGATCGATATATGGATTTCTATTATTCTGACGTGTATAAATAGCATTGTTTCTTGCAATTTCTCTCGCACTTACTGGATCTTGAGCATTCCAGGCCAAAAGCATATTCAAAAATGCCGTAGTAAATACTTTGTTGCTTGAACCATCAAACATAGCATACGAATATCCTGCAACTGTATTTTCGTAACGAGTTGCAAAATAAAAGTACATTCTGGCAATATCGCCTTTAAATTCATTAATTGGTTCAAAAACGGTTCCTGAATATCCAGATACAGAACTTGATCCTAATTTTCCTCCGTTTTGTGAAGTATAAGTTGCTGAACCTACAGTTCCATGTGGATAATTAGAACGCATTCCGTTTACTTTTCCATCGGTTGGAGTGATAAAATGCGCATCGGCAACCATTGGAGATTGCTCATTAAATACCGATTGCGGAATAATATGTTCTCTATTATAACAGTCGCCTTCTACAGAATAATTGCCACATCTTTGTGTACTTCCAGTACTGTAATTGTAAGGATCTGTTCCTGATGGGTTTTCAGAATACATATCGAGAACGGTTCCATCATTTTCATAAAAATTATCAACATCAGAGGTTTGATATGTGGTATACAATCCTGCATATCCATTATCAGTATGTCCTTTAATAATGTTGTACAATTGAGTTTTTAAAGTGTATCCTGTTCCGGTTGCTGTGTTGTAATAACCAGACGGAATTTGCGCAAATGTTGCTGTAAAAACGAGTAAAAATAAAAATGAGTAGAGTTTTTTCATAAATTTAGGTTTAAGATTTGAGTTAATAATAAATTGATCTTTAGTGAGTTAATTTAGTTATTGTAGCAAATCTACTATTTTTATGAATCCGTTGCGTTAAGGGAAGATTATTTTTAGATATATTTTCTTACGGGCGTGTTTTTACCATGTAAGTTAGATAAGTTCATTTTAGAAAGGTGTTTGAATAATCTCGCAAAGACGCAAAGGCGCAAAGTTTTTTTCTCTTATTTTATGTCATTTCGATTTCTATGATAAAACCAAATCTTTTTTTTAGGAGCTAATCCCGCTATCCATTTCAATCTTTTGTAGCGAACCCCGCTACAAAAGGATTTCCACTTCTATCGGGGCTAGGGCAATTATTTTCATAACAATATTTTCGTAAAGTTTGTCATCCCGAGGAACGAGAAATCACACCAGTAATTCGACAAAGATTGGTGATTTTAGGAACGGAGTTTCATGTGTGATTTCTCCTCTGTCGAAATGACATAAAATGGGATTAATTACATTTCGATTCAACGGATTAATCCCGAAGCTTCGGGACGTTGCTACAAAATAGGTCGTTCCTTCGGAACTTTTGTAAAGAGCCTTCGGCTCGATTTATATTGTAGGGATGGATTTTAATCCATCATAGTTTTTCAAATTTGTATCATTTTATGTCATTTTGGGGAACGAGAAATGACAAACTTGATCGAATAATAAAAGCTTAAATTATCTTACATCACTTATATGGTGAAGAGAATTTTGCATCTTAGCGTCTTCGTAGCAAAACTTTACTTAGATTTAGGAAATGCAGCACTCTGATAAGCACCTAAATCCGGT is a window encoding:
- a CDS encoding endonuclease; its protein translation is MKKLYSFLFLLVFTATFAQIPSGYYNTATGTGYTLKTQLYNIIKGHTDNGYAGLYTTYQTSDVDNFYENDGTVLDMYSENPSGTDPYNYSTGSTQRCGNYSVEGDCYNREHIIPQSVFNEQSPMVADAHFITPTDGKVNGMRSNYPHGTVGSATYTSQNGGKLGSSSVSGYSGTVFEPINEFKGDIARMYFYFATRYENTVAGYSYAMFDGSSNKVFTTAFLNMLLAWNAQDPVSAREIARNNAIYTRQNNRNPYIDHPEYVNQIWGGTAPSGDTQAPTAPTSLASTTKTSTSITVSWTASTDNVGVTGYDVYANSALKTTVSGLTATITGLTASTSYSIYVKAKDAAGNASASSNTIAVTTNSSGTGGTATELLFSEYIEGSGNNKALEIANNTGASVSLSVYTVKKQTNGAGAWSTGLTLSGTLATGSKFTIVNSSMASSCYPKSSANISTTATELTFNGNDAVGLFKNGVLIDIIGTFNGGTANFAADVTLRRKSTVTAPSTTFNLASQWDSFTTDTCSNLGAKLVKDTALETPETIADSNEFILYPNPSNGNFTIYFNNAEAPYSIEIISILGQKIFERSNIADSLSTINNLPKGIYIVHISKGSENFNKKILIN